AAAGCTAGGTTTGCCAAACCAAAGAGCCGAACCCGGCCTttagggaaaaaaagaagaaaaaaaaaatcccttctctttttgtttccctctcttctctcttccatGGAAAAAATGGCGGCAGCTTCTAGAAAACCAAGAAGCGCAGTAATTGGATCCCTTTCTTCAACCCCTAGGTTCTGCAACTCTCACTctacatcatcatcttcttcttcctcagctttcGCTTCTTCCACCTCCAGCTTCACCTCTCGCTCCTCCTCCTTCTTTCACCGCTCTTGCTCTCCAACACGTGTCAACCTCTACGGTTCCACCGCTCCCTCCGTCCGGTTCTCCCTCGACCGTTCGGTCTCTCCGAACCGCTCCATCTCGGTGGCGCCGCGAACCGGCGCTTCAAGGCAAAGCAGTAGCCCGCACCACCAGCAGAAGCGGACCTGCATGTGCTCGCCTACGACGCACCCTGGCTCCTTCCGTTGCAGCCTCCACAAGAAGAGCCACGCTCCGGCGCCGTACTCGCCGCACCGCCTCAACGCGCGCAGATCCGCGATGACGAACTCGCTCGTGAGAATTCGCGGCGTCGAAGGAGATCTCGTGAAGCGAGCTCTCGCCGCGTTGATTCGACCTTCCTCGCACCAGCAGAGAAGGCGAGGAGACTTTTACCCGAGGCCTAGCAGGCTCTCCGTTATGTCCATGGCAGAGAGAGGTCATTTGAATTGAACTACTTCCCCTACCTCTACCGTTTCCGGCCACCGCGGACGGCGACGAAAACGGCGGCGACGGATCCAACCGAACTGGTTTGAGATCTAATGGATGCGCGGACGGTTTCCAAATCCAAGCGAAAACTGATTATGTGCTTCGTCTCTGTGTTTGCGTGTGTCTGTGTGTATATAATACAGAACTTATATATTCAGTTGCAGCCATTGATGGCCATTCTTGGAGCTTCTGGACCTAATTTTATGGAAAacgattttgattaaaatttaaaaacaaataactaatcctcaattaaaattcaaaactatATTCAGTCAAAATTTTGGTTCATTACAAATGTTCCACTTCGTTCAATTTTTTCAGTTCAATTTCAATGTCAcgtctcttttttatttcttctatagttttcgtttttcttttttaagtttttatcttCTCGTCGTGACGTGGCGTTTGTCATAAACTTTTCCGTGGTATCCGTTCGTCAACTTTGCCTTGTATTTATTTGTTGTGCGTTTTTTCGTAATCGTGTGTATTTCTCCGTATTTTTCACTGATATATTCCGTATTTTTCACTGATATATTTTCGTGTGtatttgtttacttggtgagatACGTTTACAACACGTATTAATTCtttttagtttgatttaattatttgttgtttttatgCTATTAATAATTGTTTCTAGTGTTTGTTTTGCAGGGAATATATCTTT
This region of Glycine soja cultivar W05 chromosome 17, ASM419377v2, whole genome shotgun sequence genomic DNA includes:
- the LOC114393772 gene encoding uncharacterized protein LOC114393772 yields the protein MEKMAAASRKPRSAVIGSLSSTPRFCNSHSTSSSSSSSAFASSTSSFTSRSSSFFHRSCSPTRVNLYGSTAPSVRFSLDRSVSPNRSISVAPRTGASRQSSSPHHQQKRTCMCSPTTHPGSFRCSLHKKSHAPAPYSPHRLNARRSAMTNSLVRIRGVEGDLVKRALAALIRPSSHQQRRRGDFYPRPSRLSVMSMAERGHLN